The Centroberyx gerrardi isolate f3 chromosome 12, fCenGer3.hap1.cur.20231027, whole genome shotgun sequence genome has a window encoding:
- the trmt11 gene encoding tRNA (guanine(10)-N(2))-methyltransferase TRMT11, which yields MAAPTGRTCLQYLLHLAQDNLDFRLPEIRALLSLRGKPFQPGQNFKEKSPFWCLDGLSEEDVHNIMARSVCAKSAFELWGHGRTHSELRTSLLKYPSENMSPFMQQDSTYRINVYTFNKTLEFADRIKRIDAMEYLPFEGTVSLKSPQHIFCLLEDYGSDPNNIPEDPLYIYFGRWVADGQRELIRSHSVKNRHFIGNTSMDAGLSFIMANHAKVKENDFVFDPFVGTGSLLIACSHFGAYVCGTDIDYNTIHGKGRSSRKNQKWRGPDENIRANLRQYGTEKSYLDVMVCDASKPVWRDAALFDAIITDPPYGIRESTRRTGSHKDVTKPPDDFCGESHVPVSMAYHLSDIFSDLLNFSAHHLLLGGRLVYWLPVHRPEYCEEMVPLHPCLRLISNCEQTLSSHTSRRLITMEKIKEPEESDALAHLADPRFSPYQGHNAFREKYFSGLNKRGGKEDNAFTINGESLDE from the exons GAGATCAGGGCCCTGCTGTCTCTCAGAGGAAAACCATTCCAACCCGGTCAAAACTTCAAAGAAAAG TCTCCTTTCTGGTGTCTGGATGGCTTATCTGAAGAGGACGTCCATAACATCATGGCCAGATCCGTCTGTGCAAA GTCTGCTTTTGAATTATGGGGTCATGGACGGACACACAGCGAACTCAGAACATCCCTCTTGAAGTATCCgtcagagaacatg TCGCCATTCATGCAGCAAGACTCCACATACAGAATCAACGTCTACACCTTCAACAAGACTCTGGAGTTTGCAGACAGAATCAAGAGGATCGAT GCTATGGAGTATCTTCCGTTTGAGGGCACAGTGAGCCTGAAGAGCCCTCAGCACATCTTCTGTTTGTTAGAGGATTACGGCTCTGACCCCAACAACATCCCGGAGGATCCCCTCTACATCTACTTTGGCCGCTGG GTAGCGGACGGACAGCGTGAACTGATTCGCTCCCACAGTGTGAAGAACCGACACTTCATAGGCAACACCAGCATGGACGCCGGCCTCTCTTTCATCATGGCCAACCACGCTAAGGTCAAGGAGAACGACTTCGTCTTTGACCCGTTCGTCGGCACAG GGAGCCTGTTGATAGCATGCTCCCATTTCGGCGCCTACGTCTGCGGAACAGATATCGATTACAACACTATTCACGGGAAAG GGCGATCCAGCCGTAAAAACCAGAAGTGGCGCGGTCCCGACGAGAATATCAGAGCCAACCTGCGTCAGTACGGGACAGAGAAGTCCTATCTGGACGTCATGGTGTGCGACGCATCCAAGCCTGTCTGGAGGGACGCCGCGCTGTTCGATGCCATCATCACTGATC CTCCCTACGGCATCCGCGAGTCCACAAGGAGAACAGGCTCCCACAAAGACGTCACTAAACCTCCTGATGACTT CTGTGGGGAGAGCCATGTCCCTGTCTCCATGGCGTACCACCTGAGTGACATCTTCTCCGACCTGTTAAACTTCTCTGCCCACCACCTGCTCCTGGGCGGGAGGCTAGTGTATTGGCTGCCTGTCCACAGGCCAGA ATACTGTGAGGAGATGGTTCCCCTGCACCCCTGTCTCAGGCTGATCAGTAACTGTGAGCAGACCCTCTCCAGCCATACGTCCCGACGCCTCATCACCATGGAGAAGATCAAGGAGcccgag GAATCGGATGCGCTGGCTCATCTGGCAGACCCGCGCTTCAGCCCCTACCAGGGACACAACGCCTTCAGAGAGAAGTACTTCAGTGGACTCAACAAGAGGGGTGGCAAGGAGGACAATGCATTCACTATCAATGGAGAGTCACTGGATGAATGA